A part of Pungitius pungitius chromosome 15, fPunPun2.1, whole genome shotgun sequence genomic DNA contains:
- the rps15 gene encoding 40S ribosomal protein S15, which translates to MADTEIKKKRTFRKFTYRGVDLDQLLDMSYEQLMQLYCARQRRRLNRGLRRKQQSLLKRLRKAKKEAPPMEKPEVVKTHLRDMVILPEMVGSMVGVYNGKTFNQVEIKPEMCGHYLGEFSITYKPVKHGRPGIGATHSSRFIPLK; encoded by the exons ATG GCAGATACCGAGATCAAGAAGAAGCGTACCTTCAGGAAGTTCACCTACAGGGGTGTGGACCTGGACCAGCTTCTGGACATGTCCTA TGAGCAGCTGATGCAGCTCTACTGTGCCCGCCAGCGGAGGAGGCTGAACCGTGGCCTGCGCCGCAAGCAGCAGTCCCTGCTGAAGCGCCTCCGCAAGGCAAAGAAAGAGGCTCCCCCCATGGAGAAACCAGAGGTTGTCAAGACCCATCTGAGGGACATGGTCATCCTGCCTGAGATGGTCGGGTCCATGGTCGGAGTGTACAACGGCAAGACTTTCAACCAGGTTGAAATCAAG CCCGAGATGTGCGGTCATTACTTGGGCGAGTTCTCCATCACCTACAAGCCAGTCAAGCATGGTCGCCCTGGAATTGGAGCTACACACTCTTCTCGGTTCATTCCTCTGAAGTAG
- the LOC119209411 gene encoding dipeptidyl peptidase 9-like isoform X3, with product MTAVDGLSDSTEVVEMEDIPSQFFVEKHSWEGLRDIIHCSRKYSGMIANKAPHDFQFVQKKDENGLYSHRLYYLGMPYGSRENSLLYSEIPKKIRKEALLVLSWKQMLDHFQATPHQGAYSREEELLRERKRLGAFGITSYDYHAQTGLFLFQASNSLFYCQDGGSNGFIQSAPVKPMEIKTQCSGTRMDPKICPGDPDFMAFINNNDLWIAHIKTGEERRLTYCHKGVDNVKEDPKSAGVATFVIQEEFDRFTGYWWSPSAVEDSNGGKTVYLLYEEVDETEVEIIHVPSPALEERKADAYRYPRTGSKNPQATLKLAEIKTDHQGRIVSTQDKELVVPFTSLFPGTEYIARVGWTSDGKYGWAVLLDRSQRKLQLVLLPPALFIPVTDDPAQRQESVEAVPSDTQPYIIHEETTDVWINVHDIFYPFIQTAEDEFTFIWVNESKTGFSHLYKITSLLQPGCRRWSEGYQHIEGDFKCAIKEEFTLTSGEWEVLARHGSKIWVNEASKLVYFQGTRDTPLEHHLYVVSYDSPGDVVRLTKPGFSHSCSVSQNFDFFVSHYSNVSTPPCVHVYKLSCSEGDPLHMVPEFWASMMESPGCPGDYNPPEIFDFPGKSGFQLHGMVYKPHNLQPGRKHPTVLFVYGGPQVQLVNNSFKGMKYLRLNTLASLGYAVVVIDGRGSCQRGLEFEGALKNKMGQVEIEDQVEGLQYVAEKFKFVDLSRVAIHGWSYGGFLSLMGLIQRPNVFKLAIAGAPVTVWMAYDTGYTERYMDVPENNQQGYEEGSVALHVDKLPSEPNRLLILHGFLDENVHFFHTNFLVSQIIRAGKPYQLQVYPNERHSIRCPESGEHYEIMLLHFLQQYL from the exons ATGACGGCTGTGGACGGCCTTTCGGACAGCACAGAGGTGGTTGAGATGGAGGATATCCCATCTCAGTTCTTTGTGGAGAAACACTCTTGGGAGGGCCTCCGTGACATTATCCACTGTAGCAGGAAGTACTCTGGCATGATCGCCAACAAGGCTCCCCACGATTTCCAGTTTGTGCAGAAGAAGGATGAGAATGGACTCTACTCCCACCGCTTGTACTACCTCG GAATGCCTTATGGAAGTAGAGAGAACTCATTACTCTACTCGGAAATACCCAAGAAGATCAGAAAAGAGGCCCTCTtggtgttgtcatggaaacaaatGCTGGATCACTTTCAG GCCACACCGCACCAGGGGGCCTACTCTCGAGAGGAGGAGTTGCTGAGGGAGCGTAAACGTCTCGGAGCCTTTGGTATTACATCCTATGACTACCATGCCCAGACTGGCCTGTTCCTCTTTCAGGCCAGCAATAGCCTCTTCTACTGTCAGGATGGAGGCAGCAATGGCTTCATA caGTCCGCTCCTGTAAAGCCCATGGAGATCAAGACCCAGTGCTCTGGGACCCGCATGGACCCCAAGATCTGCCCCGGAGACCCTGACTTCATGGCCTTCATCAACAATAATGACCTGTGGATTGCCCACATTAAGACTGGCGAGGAAAGGAGACTCACTTACTGCCACAAAG ggGTGGATAATGTAAAGGAAGACCCCAAGTCTGCAGGTGTAGCAACATTTGTCATCCAAGAAGAGTTTGACCGTTTCACAGGTTACTGGTGGAGTCCCTCAGCAGTTGAAG ATTCTAACGGAGGTAAAACAGTGTACCTTCTGTATGAAGAGGTGGATGAGACGGAAGTAGAGATTATTCATGTCCCATCTCCAGCGCTGGAGGAGCGGAAGGCGGACGCGTATCGATACCCGCGTACAG GTAGCAAAAATCCCCAGGCTACCCTCAAACTGGCAGAGATCAAGACAGACCACCAAGGAAGA ATTGTGAGCACACAAGATAAAGAACTGGTTGTTCCCTTCACCTCCTTGTTTCCCGGGACGGAATACATCGCAAGAGTAGGATGGACGAGTGACGGCAAATA TGGCTGGGCAGTGCTGCTGGACCGCAGTCAGAGAAAACTCCAGCTGGTCCTTCTGCCTCCAGCCCTCTTCATCCCCGTCACGGATGACCCGGCTCAGAGGCAGGAGAGTGTGGAGGCGGTGCCCAGTGACACGCAGCCATACATCATCCACGAGGAGACCACAGACGTCTGGATTAAT GTTCATGACATATTCTATCCTTTTATTCAAACGGCAGAAGACGAGTTCACCTTCATTTGGGTGAACGAGTCTAAAACCGGTTTCAGCCATCTGTATAAAATCACATCCTTGTTACAACCGGGCTGCCGCCGTTGGTCAGAGGGCTACCAACACATCGAGG GAGACTTCAAATGTGCAATCAAGGAGGAGTTCACACTGACCAGTGGAGAATGGGAAGTGCTGGCCAGACATGGTTCCAAG ATTTGGGTGAATGAGGCATCAAAGTTGGTGTACTTCCAGGGCACCAGAGACACACCTCTAGAGCACCACCTCTACGTGGTCAGCTACGACTCACCTGGAGATGTGGTCAGGCTAACCAAGCCTGGCTTCTCTCATAGCTGCTCTGTTAGTCAG AACTTTGACTTTTTTGTCAGCCACTACAGTAACGTGAGTACGCCTCCGTGTGTTCACGTCTACAAACTGAGCTGCTCAGAAGGTGATCCACTACACATGGTACCTGAATTCTGGGCCAGCATGATGGAGTCACCAG GTTGCCCAGGAGATTACAACCCACCGGAGATTTTTGACTTTCCGGGGAAGTCGGGCTTCCAGCTCCACGGGATGGTGTACAAGCCCCACAACCTGCAGCCCGGCAGGAAACACCCGACGGTTCTCTTTGTGTACGGAGGCCCACAG GTGCAGCTGGTGAACAACTCCTTCAAGGGGATGAAGTACCTCCGTCTGAACACGCTGGCGTCTCTGGGCTATGCCGTGGTCGTCATTGATGGGAGGGGTTCCTGTCAGAGGGGCCTGGAATTTGAAGGAgcactgaaaaacaaaatg GGTCAGGTGGAGATTGAAGACCAGGTGGAGGGGCTGCAGTATGTGGCAGAGAAGTTTAAATTTGTTGACCTGAGCCGGGTTGCCATCCACGGCTGGTCCTACGGCGGTTTCCTCTCTCTCATGGGCCTCATTCAGCGCCCCAATGTCTTCAAG TTGGCTATTGCAGGTGCCCCGGTGACTGTGTGGATGGCGTACGACACGGGCTACACAGAGCGTTACATGGATGTGCCGGAGAACAACCAGCAGGGCTACGAGGAAGGCTCGGTGGCTCTGCACGTGGACAAGCTGCCCAGCGA ACCCAACCGTTTGCTGATTCTGCACGGGTTTTTAGACGAGAACGTGCACTTTTTCCACACCAATTTCCTCGTGTCACAGATAATCCGTGCTGGGAAGCCCTATCAGCTTCAG GTTTACCCCAACGAGCGACACAGTATTCGCTGCCCTGAGTCTGGAGAGCACTACGAGATAATGCTGCTGCACTTTCTACAACAATACCTCTGA
- the LOC119209411 gene encoding dipeptidyl peptidase 9-like isoform X2, producing the protein MHRVKKVKLCENTEGLWKSCLTVGMTAVDGLSDSTEVVEMEDIPSQFFVEKHSWEGLRDIIHCSRKYSGMIANKAPHDFQFVQKKDENGLYSHRLYYLGMPYGSRENSLLYSEIPKKIRKEALLVLSWKQMLDHFQATPHQGAYSREEELLRERKRLGAFGITSYDYHAQTGLFLFQASNSLFYCQDGGSNGFISAPVKPMEIKTQCSGTRMDPKICPGDPDFMAFINNNDLWIAHIKTGEERRLTYCHKGVDNVKEDPKSAGVATFVIQEEFDRFTGYWWSPSAVEDSNGGKTVYLLYEEVDETEVEIIHVPSPALEERKADAYRYPRTGSKNPQATLKLAEIKTDHQGRIVSTQDKELVVPFTSLFPGTEYIARVGWTSDGKYGWAVLLDRSQRKLQLVLLPPALFIPVTDDPAQRQESVEAVPSDTQPYIIHEETTDVWINVHDIFYPFIQTAEDEFTFIWVNESKTGFSHLYKITSLLQPGCRRWSEGYQHIEGDFKCAIKEEFTLTSGEWEVLARHGSKIWVNEASKLVYFQGTRDTPLEHHLYVVSYDSPGDVVRLTKPGFSHSCSVSQNFDFFVSHYSNVSTPPCVHVYKLSCSEGDPLHMVPEFWASMMESPGCPGDYNPPEIFDFPGKSGFQLHGMVYKPHNLQPGRKHPTVLFVYGGPQVQLVNNSFKGMKYLRLNTLASLGYAVVVIDGRGSCQRGLEFEGALKNKMGQVEIEDQVEGLQYVAEKFKFVDLSRVAIHGWSYGGFLSLMGLIQRPNVFKLAIAGAPVTVWMAYDTGYTERYMDVPENNQQGYEEGSVALHVDKLPSEPNRLLILHGFLDENVHFFHTNFLVSQIIRAGKPYQLQVYPNERHSIRCPESGEHYEIMLLHFLQQYL; encoded by the exons ATGCATAGAGTCAAGAAGGTAAAACTTTGTGAAAATACAGAGGGTCTCTGGAAAAG CTGTTTGACAGTGGGAATGACGGCTGTGGACGGCCTTTCGGACAGCACAGAGGTGGTTGAGATGGAGGATATCCCATCTCAGTTCTTTGTGGAGAAACACTCTTGGGAGGGCCTCCGTGACATTATCCACTGTAGCAGGAAGTACTCTGGCATGATCGCCAACAAGGCTCCCCACGATTTCCAGTTTGTGCAGAAGAAGGATGAGAATGGACTCTACTCCCACCGCTTGTACTACCTCG GAATGCCTTATGGAAGTAGAGAGAACTCATTACTCTACTCGGAAATACCCAAGAAGATCAGAAAAGAGGCCCTCTtggtgttgtcatggaaacaaatGCTGGATCACTTTCAG GCCACACCGCACCAGGGGGCCTACTCTCGAGAGGAGGAGTTGCTGAGGGAGCGTAAACGTCTCGGAGCCTTTGGTATTACATCCTATGACTACCATGCCCAGACTGGCCTGTTCCTCTTTCAGGCCAGCAATAGCCTCTTCTACTGTCAGGATGGAGGCAGCAATGGCTTCATA TCCGCTCCTGTAAAGCCCATGGAGATCAAGACCCAGTGCTCTGGGACCCGCATGGACCCCAAGATCTGCCCCGGAGACCCTGACTTCATGGCCTTCATCAACAATAATGACCTGTGGATTGCCCACATTAAGACTGGCGAGGAAAGGAGACTCACTTACTGCCACAAAG ggGTGGATAATGTAAAGGAAGACCCCAAGTCTGCAGGTGTAGCAACATTTGTCATCCAAGAAGAGTTTGACCGTTTCACAGGTTACTGGTGGAGTCCCTCAGCAGTTGAAG ATTCTAACGGAGGTAAAACAGTGTACCTTCTGTATGAAGAGGTGGATGAGACGGAAGTAGAGATTATTCATGTCCCATCTCCAGCGCTGGAGGAGCGGAAGGCGGACGCGTATCGATACCCGCGTACAG GTAGCAAAAATCCCCAGGCTACCCTCAAACTGGCAGAGATCAAGACAGACCACCAAGGAAGA ATTGTGAGCACACAAGATAAAGAACTGGTTGTTCCCTTCACCTCCTTGTTTCCCGGGACGGAATACATCGCAAGAGTAGGATGGACGAGTGACGGCAAATA TGGCTGGGCAGTGCTGCTGGACCGCAGTCAGAGAAAACTCCAGCTGGTCCTTCTGCCTCCAGCCCTCTTCATCCCCGTCACGGATGACCCGGCTCAGAGGCAGGAGAGTGTGGAGGCGGTGCCCAGTGACACGCAGCCATACATCATCCACGAGGAGACCACAGACGTCTGGATTAAT GTTCATGACATATTCTATCCTTTTATTCAAACGGCAGAAGACGAGTTCACCTTCATTTGGGTGAACGAGTCTAAAACCGGTTTCAGCCATCTGTATAAAATCACATCCTTGTTACAACCGGGCTGCCGCCGTTGGTCAGAGGGCTACCAACACATCGAGG GAGACTTCAAATGTGCAATCAAGGAGGAGTTCACACTGACCAGTGGAGAATGGGAAGTGCTGGCCAGACATGGTTCCAAG ATTTGGGTGAATGAGGCATCAAAGTTGGTGTACTTCCAGGGCACCAGAGACACACCTCTAGAGCACCACCTCTACGTGGTCAGCTACGACTCACCTGGAGATGTGGTCAGGCTAACCAAGCCTGGCTTCTCTCATAGCTGCTCTGTTAGTCAG AACTTTGACTTTTTTGTCAGCCACTACAGTAACGTGAGTACGCCTCCGTGTGTTCACGTCTACAAACTGAGCTGCTCAGAAGGTGATCCACTACACATGGTACCTGAATTCTGGGCCAGCATGATGGAGTCACCAG GTTGCCCAGGAGATTACAACCCACCGGAGATTTTTGACTTTCCGGGGAAGTCGGGCTTCCAGCTCCACGGGATGGTGTACAAGCCCCACAACCTGCAGCCCGGCAGGAAACACCCGACGGTTCTCTTTGTGTACGGAGGCCCACAG GTGCAGCTGGTGAACAACTCCTTCAAGGGGATGAAGTACCTCCGTCTGAACACGCTGGCGTCTCTGGGCTATGCCGTGGTCGTCATTGATGGGAGGGGTTCCTGTCAGAGGGGCCTGGAATTTGAAGGAgcactgaaaaacaaaatg GGTCAGGTGGAGATTGAAGACCAGGTGGAGGGGCTGCAGTATGTGGCAGAGAAGTTTAAATTTGTTGACCTGAGCCGGGTTGCCATCCACGGCTGGTCCTACGGCGGTTTCCTCTCTCTCATGGGCCTCATTCAGCGCCCCAATGTCTTCAAG TTGGCTATTGCAGGTGCCCCGGTGACTGTGTGGATGGCGTACGACACGGGCTACACAGAGCGTTACATGGATGTGCCGGAGAACAACCAGCAGGGCTACGAGGAAGGCTCGGTGGCTCTGCACGTGGACAAGCTGCCCAGCGA ACCCAACCGTTTGCTGATTCTGCACGGGTTTTTAGACGAGAACGTGCACTTTTTCCACACCAATTTCCTCGTGTCACAGATAATCCGTGCTGGGAAGCCCTATCAGCTTCAG GTTTACCCCAACGAGCGACACAGTATTCGCTGCCCTGAGTCTGGAGAGCACTACGAGATAATGCTGCTGCACTTTCTACAACAATACCTCTGA
- the LOC119209411 gene encoding dipeptidyl peptidase 9-like isoform X1, which yields MHRVKKVKLCENTEGLWKSCLTVGMTAVDGLSDSTEVVEMEDIPSQFFVEKHSWEGLRDIIHCSRKYSGMIANKAPHDFQFVQKKDENGLYSHRLYYLGMPYGSRENSLLYSEIPKKIRKEALLVLSWKQMLDHFQATPHQGAYSREEELLRERKRLGAFGITSYDYHAQTGLFLFQASNSLFYCQDGGSNGFIQSAPVKPMEIKTQCSGTRMDPKICPGDPDFMAFINNNDLWIAHIKTGEERRLTYCHKGVDNVKEDPKSAGVATFVIQEEFDRFTGYWWSPSAVEDSNGGKTVYLLYEEVDETEVEIIHVPSPALEERKADAYRYPRTGSKNPQATLKLAEIKTDHQGRIVSTQDKELVVPFTSLFPGTEYIARVGWTSDGKYGWAVLLDRSQRKLQLVLLPPALFIPVTDDPAQRQESVEAVPSDTQPYIIHEETTDVWINVHDIFYPFIQTAEDEFTFIWVNESKTGFSHLYKITSLLQPGCRRWSEGYQHIEGDFKCAIKEEFTLTSGEWEVLARHGSKIWVNEASKLVYFQGTRDTPLEHHLYVVSYDSPGDVVRLTKPGFSHSCSVSQNFDFFVSHYSNVSTPPCVHVYKLSCSEGDPLHMVPEFWASMMESPGCPGDYNPPEIFDFPGKSGFQLHGMVYKPHNLQPGRKHPTVLFVYGGPQVQLVNNSFKGMKYLRLNTLASLGYAVVVIDGRGSCQRGLEFEGALKNKMGQVEIEDQVEGLQYVAEKFKFVDLSRVAIHGWSYGGFLSLMGLIQRPNVFKLAIAGAPVTVWMAYDTGYTERYMDVPENNQQGYEEGSVALHVDKLPSEPNRLLILHGFLDENVHFFHTNFLVSQIIRAGKPYQLQVYPNERHSIRCPESGEHYEIMLLHFLQQYL from the exons ATGCATAGAGTCAAGAAGGTAAAACTTTGTGAAAATACAGAGGGTCTCTGGAAAAG CTGTTTGACAGTGGGAATGACGGCTGTGGACGGCCTTTCGGACAGCACAGAGGTGGTTGAGATGGAGGATATCCCATCTCAGTTCTTTGTGGAGAAACACTCTTGGGAGGGCCTCCGTGACATTATCCACTGTAGCAGGAAGTACTCTGGCATGATCGCCAACAAGGCTCCCCACGATTTCCAGTTTGTGCAGAAGAAGGATGAGAATGGACTCTACTCCCACCGCTTGTACTACCTCG GAATGCCTTATGGAAGTAGAGAGAACTCATTACTCTACTCGGAAATACCCAAGAAGATCAGAAAAGAGGCCCTCTtggtgttgtcatggaaacaaatGCTGGATCACTTTCAG GCCACACCGCACCAGGGGGCCTACTCTCGAGAGGAGGAGTTGCTGAGGGAGCGTAAACGTCTCGGAGCCTTTGGTATTACATCCTATGACTACCATGCCCAGACTGGCCTGTTCCTCTTTCAGGCCAGCAATAGCCTCTTCTACTGTCAGGATGGAGGCAGCAATGGCTTCATA caGTCCGCTCCTGTAAAGCCCATGGAGATCAAGACCCAGTGCTCTGGGACCCGCATGGACCCCAAGATCTGCCCCGGAGACCCTGACTTCATGGCCTTCATCAACAATAATGACCTGTGGATTGCCCACATTAAGACTGGCGAGGAAAGGAGACTCACTTACTGCCACAAAG ggGTGGATAATGTAAAGGAAGACCCCAAGTCTGCAGGTGTAGCAACATTTGTCATCCAAGAAGAGTTTGACCGTTTCACAGGTTACTGGTGGAGTCCCTCAGCAGTTGAAG ATTCTAACGGAGGTAAAACAGTGTACCTTCTGTATGAAGAGGTGGATGAGACGGAAGTAGAGATTATTCATGTCCCATCTCCAGCGCTGGAGGAGCGGAAGGCGGACGCGTATCGATACCCGCGTACAG GTAGCAAAAATCCCCAGGCTACCCTCAAACTGGCAGAGATCAAGACAGACCACCAAGGAAGA ATTGTGAGCACACAAGATAAAGAACTGGTTGTTCCCTTCACCTCCTTGTTTCCCGGGACGGAATACATCGCAAGAGTAGGATGGACGAGTGACGGCAAATA TGGCTGGGCAGTGCTGCTGGACCGCAGTCAGAGAAAACTCCAGCTGGTCCTTCTGCCTCCAGCCCTCTTCATCCCCGTCACGGATGACCCGGCTCAGAGGCAGGAGAGTGTGGAGGCGGTGCCCAGTGACACGCAGCCATACATCATCCACGAGGAGACCACAGACGTCTGGATTAAT GTTCATGACATATTCTATCCTTTTATTCAAACGGCAGAAGACGAGTTCACCTTCATTTGGGTGAACGAGTCTAAAACCGGTTTCAGCCATCTGTATAAAATCACATCCTTGTTACAACCGGGCTGCCGCCGTTGGTCAGAGGGCTACCAACACATCGAGG GAGACTTCAAATGTGCAATCAAGGAGGAGTTCACACTGACCAGTGGAGAATGGGAAGTGCTGGCCAGACATGGTTCCAAG ATTTGGGTGAATGAGGCATCAAAGTTGGTGTACTTCCAGGGCACCAGAGACACACCTCTAGAGCACCACCTCTACGTGGTCAGCTACGACTCACCTGGAGATGTGGTCAGGCTAACCAAGCCTGGCTTCTCTCATAGCTGCTCTGTTAGTCAG AACTTTGACTTTTTTGTCAGCCACTACAGTAACGTGAGTACGCCTCCGTGTGTTCACGTCTACAAACTGAGCTGCTCAGAAGGTGATCCACTACACATGGTACCTGAATTCTGGGCCAGCATGATGGAGTCACCAG GTTGCCCAGGAGATTACAACCCACCGGAGATTTTTGACTTTCCGGGGAAGTCGGGCTTCCAGCTCCACGGGATGGTGTACAAGCCCCACAACCTGCAGCCCGGCAGGAAACACCCGACGGTTCTCTTTGTGTACGGAGGCCCACAG GTGCAGCTGGTGAACAACTCCTTCAAGGGGATGAAGTACCTCCGTCTGAACACGCTGGCGTCTCTGGGCTATGCCGTGGTCGTCATTGATGGGAGGGGTTCCTGTCAGAGGGGCCTGGAATTTGAAGGAgcactgaaaaacaaaatg GGTCAGGTGGAGATTGAAGACCAGGTGGAGGGGCTGCAGTATGTGGCAGAGAAGTTTAAATTTGTTGACCTGAGCCGGGTTGCCATCCACGGCTGGTCCTACGGCGGTTTCCTCTCTCTCATGGGCCTCATTCAGCGCCCCAATGTCTTCAAG TTGGCTATTGCAGGTGCCCCGGTGACTGTGTGGATGGCGTACGACACGGGCTACACAGAGCGTTACATGGATGTGCCGGAGAACAACCAGCAGGGCTACGAGGAAGGCTCGGTGGCTCTGCACGTGGACAAGCTGCCCAGCGA ACCCAACCGTTTGCTGATTCTGCACGGGTTTTTAGACGAGAACGTGCACTTTTTCCACACCAATTTCCTCGTGTCACAGATAATCCGTGCTGGGAAGCCCTATCAGCTTCAG GTTTACCCCAACGAGCGACACAGTATTCGCTGCCCTGAGTCTGGAGAGCACTACGAGATAATGCTGCTGCACTTTCTACAACAATACCTCTGA